A single genomic interval of Cellvibrio sp. PSBB023 harbors:
- a CDS encoding response regulator — translation MATPLLICDDSMMARKQVARSLPADWEVDITFATNGAEGLQAIREGKGEMVFLDLTMPELDGYQVLEAIKAEGLNAMVIVISGDIQPNAQARVTQLGAMDFIQKPVNPEKLAETLRKFGLI, via the coding sequence ATGGCTACACCTCTACTGATTTGTGATGATTCGATGATGGCGCGCAAGCAGGTTGCGCGCTCCCTTCCCGCCGATTGGGAAGTGGATATTACATTTGCCACCAATGGGGCTGAGGGTTTACAGGCCATTCGCGAAGGCAAGGGCGAGATGGTTTTTCTGGACCTGACCATGCCGGAACTGGATGGTTACCAGGTATTGGAAGCCATTAAAGCTGAAGGCCTGAATGCGATGGTGATAGTGATTTCCGGCGATATCCAGCCCAACGCGCAAGCGCGTGTGACCCAGTTGGGGGCTATGGACTTCATCCAAAAACCGGTCAACCCGGAAAAACTGGCAGAGACCCTGCGTAAATTTGGTTTGATTTGA